One genomic region from Phragmites australis chromosome 1, lpPhrAust1.1, whole genome shotgun sequence encodes:
- the LOC133888471 gene encoding carbamoyl-phosphate synthase large chain, chloroplastic-like yields MTDPDLAYRTYIGPMTPRLVERIIASVCPDALLPTMGGQTALILADSGALDRLGVRLIGASLPAIRAAEDRQLFKLAMDRIGLKTPPSGIGTTLEECLAIAEDIGEFPLIVCPTFTLGGTGGDIAYNRAEFEDICRAGLAASHTQQVLVEKSLLGWKEYELEVCSIENIDDALGVHTGDSITVAPAQTLTNK; encoded by the coding sequence ATGACCGACCCTGACCTCGCCTACCGCACCTATATCGGCCCCATGACGCCGCGGCTCGTCGAGCGCATCATCGCCTCCGTGTGTCCCGACGCGCTGCTCCCCACCATGGGCGGACAGACAGCGCTCATCCTCGCCGACTCGGGCGCGCTCGACCGCCTCGGGGTGCGCCTCATCGGGGCCTCCCTGCCCGCCATCCGCGCCGCTGAGGACCGCCAGCTATTCAAGCTGGCCATGGACCGCATCGGGCTCAAGACGCCGCCCTCCGGCATCGGCACCACGCTCGAGGAGTGCCTCGCCATCGCAGAGGACATTGGGGAGTTCCCGCTCATCGTCTGCCCGACCTTCACGCTCGGCGGCACTGGCGGAGACATCGCCTACAACAGGGCCGAGTTCGAGGACATCTGCAGGGCGGGCCTCGCCGCGTCGCACACGCAGCAGGTGCTCGTGGAGAAGTCCCTGCTCGGGTGGAAGGAGTACGAGCTGGAGGTCTGCTCGATTGAGAACATCGACGACGCCTTGGGCGTGCACACGGGGGATTCCATCACGGTGGCACCTGCGCAGACGCTCACTAACAAGTGA